Proteins from a single region of Fodinibius sp. Rm-B-1B1-1:
- the glmM gene encoding phosphoglucosamine mutase, whose translation MSLMISVSGIRGIFGTDLTPENLTQFTAAFGKWSGSGKIVVGRDTRVTGQICEDIVCATLQSVGCDVVKAGVAPTPTVAMGVLKHKADGAIIISASHNPEEWNALKLLNSKSEFLDAQQGNEVIEISKNQSYSYKKFDEIGSVTEDDQLLDYHIQKILDLPYIDRDLIASKDFSVAIDPVNGTGAVSLPKLLRALGVNTIEAINDVPTGLFAHVAEPLPEHLEDICELVKEKRCDLGIVTDPDADRLALVTDKGNLFGEEYTQAATFDFLLDKKAGACATNLSSSRVAEDVAKKYGQECHRSKVGEINVVKKMQQVDAVIGGEGNGGVINPDLHYGRDALVGTAMVLQLLAERDISSDDYRNTLPDYYMRKDKMQLADVDGDALLEKAKSLYQEYNPDTTDGVKIDFEDGWVHLRKSNTEPIIRIYSEGTSPDKAKELAQAVVNKIQ comes from the coding sequence ATGTCATTAATGATTTCGGTCTCGGGCATCCGGGGCATCTTTGGTACTGATCTAACACCGGAAAACCTAACACAATTTACGGCTGCTTTTGGAAAATGGTCTGGTAGCGGAAAAATTGTCGTCGGCCGAGACACACGTGTAACGGGACAAATTTGTGAAGATATCGTCTGTGCCACTCTGCAGTCGGTAGGATGTGATGTCGTAAAAGCAGGCGTAGCTCCAACTCCCACCGTAGCTATGGGCGTGTTAAAACATAAAGCCGACGGAGCCATTATCATTTCGGCCAGCCATAACCCCGAGGAGTGGAACGCTCTGAAATTGCTTAACAGCAAAAGCGAATTTCTGGATGCCCAGCAAGGCAACGAAGTTATCGAGATCAGTAAAAACCAATCGTACTCCTATAAGAAATTTGATGAAATTGGTTCAGTAACGGAAGATGATCAACTGCTCGATTACCACATCCAGAAAATACTGGATCTGCCTTATATCGATCGTGATCTCATTGCCTCGAAAGATTTTTCAGTAGCTATTGACCCAGTGAATGGAACCGGCGCAGTAAGCCTGCCCAAACTCCTCAGAGCATTAGGCGTTAATACTATTGAAGCCATTAATGATGTGCCAACCGGACTTTTTGCTCATGTTGCCGAACCCCTGCCCGAACACTTGGAAGATATCTGCGAACTTGTTAAAGAAAAGAGATGCGACCTTGGCATCGTCACTGATCCCGATGCAGATCGACTGGCACTGGTAACCGATAAAGGCAATCTATTTGGAGAAGAATACACCCAGGCTGCAACTTTCGATTTTTTGTTGGATAAAAAAGCCGGTGCCTGTGCTACGAACTTATCTTCTTCCCGAGTAGCCGAGGATGTAGCCAAGAAATATGGGCAGGAGTGTCATCGATCGAAAGTGGGCGAAATAAATGTCGTTAAAAAAATGCAGCAGGTCGATGCTGTAATCGGCGGTGAAGGCAATGGCGGAGTCATCAATCCTGATTTGCATTACGGTCGGGATGCCCTTGTTGGGACGGCCATGGTTCTTCAACTGCTGGCCGAGCGCGATATTAGCTCTGATGATTACCGCAACACGCTGCCAGATTATTATATGCGAAAAGACAAAATGCAATTAGCTGATGTGGATGGCGATGCTTTGCTGGAAAAAGCAAAATCATTGTATCAGGAATATAATCCCGATACTACCGATGGCGTAAAAATCGACTTTGAAGATGGCTGGGTGCATCTTAGAAAATCTAACACCGAACCTATCATTCGAATCTATTCTGAGGGCACATCGCCGGACAAAGCCAAAGAACTGGCTCAAGCGGTAGTAAATAAGATTCAATAA
- a CDS encoding cob(I)yrinic acid a,c-diamide adenosyltransferase, translating into MKIYTKKGDSGETSLFGGTRVPKSNERIEAYGTVDELNSFVGLAASYDLSDAGTNYLRKVQELLFILGADLATPPSSKTRIDRIAAEDVSFLEDAIDHLEENLAPLKNFILPGGSQAGATLHAARTICRRAERAAVACAEADDISQECIKFLNRLSDFLFVIARYENKQAGIREETWKPDRQ; encoded by the coding sequence ATGAAAATTTATACAAAGAAAGGTGATTCAGGAGAAACCTCGCTTTTTGGTGGAACACGCGTTCCCAAATCTAATGAACGCATTGAGGCTTACGGTACGGTTGACGAGCTAAATTCTTTTGTGGGGTTAGCAGCCAGTTACGATCTGTCGGATGCGGGCACCAATTACCTCCGCAAGGTACAAGAACTGCTTTTCATTTTGGGCGCTGATTTAGCAACGCCCCCCTCTTCGAAAACGCGCATCGATCGAATTGCTGCTGAAGATGTCTCCTTTTTGGAGGATGCCATAGATCACCTCGAAGAAAATCTTGCCCCGCTAAAAAACTTTATTCTGCCCGGTGGATCACAAGCTGGTGCCACCCTGCATGCTGCCCGAACCATTTGTCGACGCGCCGAACGGGCTGCGGTGGCCTGTGCTGAAGCTGACGATATCTCTCAAGAATGCATTAAGTTTTTAAACCGTCTCTCTGATTTCCTTTTTGTTATTGCACGATATGAAAACAAACAGGCTGGAATCCGCGAAGAAACGTGGAAACCAGATAGGCAATAG
- a CDS encoding YigZ family protein, with protein sequence MYTVQQLTKTSFREKGSKFIGYLFPALSKDNFEAKLNDIQSKYPDATHHCYAWRINPNKIEEFSQDDGEPSGTAGQPILNKLKSFEVVNCGCVVVRYYGGTNLGTSGLIQAYGQSAERCLKEADRSTIIPTKTVQITYPYNQQKKVDQLKNQFDLKELDAEYLENVTMKMACRSDQADRFLVALEKLEHAGVTTEYLGDGYVTMNSD encoded by the coding sequence TTGTATACCGTCCAGCAGTTAACAAAAACGTCTTTTCGGGAAAAGGGATCAAAGTTTATTGGATACCTTTTCCCTGCCTTGTCAAAGGATAACTTCGAAGCAAAGCTCAATGACATTCAATCTAAGTACCCCGATGCAACTCATCACTGTTACGCCTGGCGAATCAATCCCAATAAGATAGAGGAATTTTCGCAAGATGATGGCGAACCGAGTGGAACAGCGGGGCAACCTATCCTTAACAAGCTAAAATCCTTCGAAGTTGTAAATTGCGGATGTGTTGTGGTGCGCTATTATGGCGGCACTAATTTAGGAACATCGGGTTTGATTCAAGCATACGGGCAATCGGCAGAACGATGCCTCAAAGAAGCCGATCGCAGTACCATCATTCCAACAAAAACCGTTCAAATAACCTATCCCTATAATCAGCAAAAGAAGGTTGATCAACTTAAAAATCAGTTTGACCTCAAAGAACTTGATGCCGAGTATTTAGAAAACGTGACCATGAAAATGGCTTGCCGATCGGATCAAGCAGATCGTTTTTTAGTCGCACTGGAAAAACTGGAACACGCTGGCGTTACAACGGAATATTTAGGGGATGGATATGTGACAATGAATAGCGATTAA
- a CDS encoding succinate dehydrogenase cytochrome b subunit → MPSFLEALKSQVGRKILTGVTGVGLIIFIIFHLLGNLTLFGDVSAFNEYTYALESLGWLLYILEAGLAIAFLLHAYVGISIWWNRRKARPDGYEKYQSKGGPSHQTWAARSMIFTGVVLLVFLVLHIDTFKLGATDMTTLPSGEEARDLKDLVIATFQQPLYAFGYTAVMILLGFHLGHGFWSAFTSLTMKHNQYSALIYTVGIIFAILMAVGFLFIPLYIYFGGGCEAALIQCQ, encoded by the coding sequence ATGCCATCATTTTTAGAAGCGCTTAAATCTCAGGTCGGACGTAAGATTCTGACAGGAGTAACAGGAGTTGGGTTAATTATTTTCATCATTTTCCACTTGCTGGGGAATCTTACCTTATTTGGAGATGTCTCAGCCTTTAATGAATATACTTATGCCCTCGAAAGTTTAGGGTGGCTGTTATACATCCTGGAGGCGGGTTTGGCGATTGCATTTCTCTTGCATGCCTATGTTGGAATATCCATTTGGTGGAATCGCCGGAAAGCCCGCCCCGATGGCTATGAAAAATACCAAAGTAAGGGTGGTCCAAGCCATCAGACGTGGGCCGCACGATCCATGATATTTACCGGTGTTGTCTTGTTGGTCTTTTTGGTGTTACATATCGACACCTTTAAACTTGGCGCTACCGATATGACTACGTTGCCCAGCGGAGAAGAAGCCCGTGATTTGAAAGATTTGGTTATTGCTACCTTTCAGCAGCCACTGTATGCCTTTGGATATACGGCTGTGATGATCTTGTTGGGCTTTCATCTGGGACATGGATTTTGGAGTGCTTTTACATCGTTGACGATGAAGCATAATCAATATTCGGCACTCATCTATACTGTAGGAATTATTTTTGCTATCCTGATGGCTGTCGGATTCCTGTTTATTCCACTTTATATCTATTTTGGCGGAGGTTGTGAAGCCGCTCTCATTCAGTGCCAATAA
- a CDS encoding fumarate reductase/succinate dehydrogenase flavoprotein subunit: protein MNLDAKVPSGPLEEKWSKHLNDIKLVAPNNKRKHDVIVVGTGLAGGSAAASLAELGYNVKSFCIQDSARRAHSIAAQGGINAAKNYPNDGDTVWRLFYDTIKGGDYRSRESNTYRLAQNSNEIIDQAVAQGVPFAREYGGLLANRSFGGAQVSRTFYARGQTGQQLLLGAYQAMMRQVNEGKIEMHTRHEMLDLVIIDGKARGIITRDLVSGEIQRWMADAVVLASGGYGNVFYLSTNAKNSNVTAAWRCHKRGAAFANPCYVQIHPTCIPVSGDYQSKLTLMSESLRNDGRVWVPKEKGDDRHPNDIPEDERYYYLEEKYPAFGNLVPRDVASRNAKIVCDEGMGVGPTGRAVYLDFGDAIEREGKKAISEKYGNLFEMYENITDDNPYEEPMRIFPAVHYTMGGLWVDYNLQSNIPGLFVAGEANFSDHGANRLGASALMQGLSDGYFIIPYTVGNYIADADLGEVTKDHNAFDDAAQNAQDQIDKLFAVDGDKSVVEFHRELGQIMWDKVGISRSEEGLKEAIEQIRELREEFWNNVRVPGESSNYNKYLEFAGRVADFLELGELMAKDALDRDESCGCHLREEHQSEEGEALRNDEEYSYVAAWEFENVNGELNETLHKEDLEFEFVELKQRSYK from the coding sequence ATGAATTTAGACGCAAAAGTTCCCTCAGGACCACTCGAAGAAAAATGGTCCAAGCATTTGAATGATATTAAATTAGTTGCCCCCAATAATAAGCGTAAACACGACGTCATTGTTGTAGGTACCGGTTTGGCCGGAGGATCAGCTGCAGCAAGTTTGGCTGAATTGGGATATAATGTAAAGAGTTTTTGTATTCAGGATTCGGCGCGACGTGCACACAGTATTGCAGCACAGGGTGGAATTAATGCCGCCAAAAACTATCCCAATGACGGAGATACCGTTTGGCGATTGTTTTATGATACGATTAAAGGCGGTGACTACCGGTCGCGTGAATCGAACACCTATCGATTGGCACAAAACTCGAACGAAATAATTGACCAAGCTGTAGCGCAGGGGGTGCCTTTTGCCCGTGAATACGGTGGATTGCTTGCAAATCGATCTTTTGGGGGAGCTCAGGTTTCCCGAACATTTTATGCCCGTGGGCAAACGGGACAGCAGCTGCTCTTAGGAGCTTATCAGGCGATGATGCGTCAAGTCAATGAAGGAAAGATCGAGATGCATACGCGTCACGAAATGCTTGATCTGGTGATTATCGATGGCAAGGCTCGCGGTATTATAACGCGTGATCTGGTCTCCGGAGAAATTCAGCGTTGGATGGCTGATGCGGTTGTACTTGCCAGCGGAGGATATGGAAACGTCTTTTATCTCTCAACCAATGCAAAGAATTCAAACGTTACTGCGGCATGGCGCTGCCACAAGCGAGGAGCGGCGTTTGCTAATCCATGCTACGTACAAATTCATCCAACATGCATCCCGGTTTCTGGGGATTATCAGTCTAAGCTTACGCTGATGAGTGAGAGTCTCCGTAACGATGGACGCGTGTGGGTGCCGAAGGAGAAGGGGGATGATCGCCATCCCAACGACATTCCCGAGGATGAACGGTATTATTATCTTGAAGAAAAATATCCGGCTTTCGGGAACCTTGTGCCGCGTGATGTGGCTTCTCGAAATGCTAAGATCGTTTGTGATGAAGGGATGGGCGTTGGTCCAACTGGACGCGCGGTCTATCTCGATTTCGGTGATGCCATTGAGCGGGAAGGCAAGAAAGCAATTTCCGAGAAGTATGGGAACCTCTTTGAGATGTACGAAAATATTACAGATGATAATCCCTATGAGGAACCGATGCGGATATTTCCCGCGGTGCACTATACGATGGGTGGTCTCTGGGTTGATTATAATTTGCAAAGCAATATTCCGGGACTTTTTGTAGCCGGGGAAGCGAACTTCTCTGATCACGGTGCAAATCGTCTTGGCGCCAGTGCGCTAATGCAGGGACTCTCTGACGGATACTTCATTATCCCGTACACTGTGGGTAATTATATCGCTGATGCGGATCTTGGAGAGGTAACTAAAGATCACAATGCATTTGATGATGCAGCACAAAATGCTCAGGATCAAATTGATAAGCTTTTTGCTGTTGATGGCGATAAGAGTGTAGTCGAATTCCACCGAGAGCTCGGACAAATTATGTGGGATAAAGTGGGTATTTCCCGTAGTGAAGAAGGGCTTAAAGAAGCTATTGAACAGATTCGCGAATTGCGTGAAGAATTTTGGAATAATGTGCGTGTTCCGGGCGAATCCTCCAACTATAACAAGTATCTGGAATTTGCCGGACGTGTTGCAGATTTCCTTGAGCTCGGAGAGCTAATGGCGAAAGATGCCCTGGATCGTGATGAATCATGCGGCTGTCACTTGCGCGAAGAGCATCAATCCGAAGAGGGTGAAGCACTGCGTAATGATGAAGAATATTCTTATGTAGCGGCTTGGGAGTTCGAAAATGTAAATGGTGAGCTGAATGAAACCCTGCACAAGGAAGATCTCGAATTTGAATTTGTAGAACTGAAGCAACGCAGTTATAAATAA
- a CDS encoding succinate dehydrogenase/fumarate reductase iron-sulfur subunit, whose protein sequence is MSDTFTVHLKIWRQAGPDQPGKLVDYTLDKVNEHMSFLEMLDVLNEEIVAEGKEEPIEFDYDCREGICGSCNLMINGQAHGPKAMTCSCQLHMRNFSDGDTIVIEPFRAKAFPVIKDLVVDRSAFDRIVEAGGYVSVKTGSAPDANSIPIDKEVADTAFDYATCIGCGACVAACPNSSASLFTGAKLAHLNRLPQGEPERKKRTVAMVKQMEEEGFGDCSNFAECEAVCPKGISISAIAEMRRNYMKAALAGTEA, encoded by the coding sequence ATGTCTGATACATTTACCGTACACCTTAAAATATGGCGACAAGCAGGACCAGATCAGCCGGGAAAACTGGTTGACTATACCCTGGATAAAGTCAACGAGCATATGTCATTTCTGGAAATGCTCGACGTGCTTAATGAAGAAATCGTCGCAGAAGGGAAGGAAGAACCTATTGAATTTGATTATGACTGTCGTGAAGGAATTTGCGGTTCTTGTAACCTGATGATTAACGGTCAGGCGCATGGTCCTAAAGCGATGACCTGCTCTTGTCAGCTGCATATGCGTAATTTTAGCGACGGTGATACCATTGTTATTGAACCGTTTCGTGCTAAGGCATTTCCGGTGATTAAAGATCTCGTTGTCGATCGGTCTGCTTTTGACCGCATCGTGGAAGCTGGTGGTTACGTTTCTGTCAAAACGGGGTCGGCACCAGATGCCAATTCTATTCCCATTGATAAGGAAGTGGCTGATACAGCTTTTGATTATGCTACTTGTATTGGATGTGGAGCTTGTGTAGCCGCCTGTCCAAACTCTTCAGCTTCGCTGTTTACGGGTGCTAAGCTGGCACACTTGAATCGATTGCCACAGGGTGAGCCGGAACGCAAGAAACGTACTGTCGCAATGGTCAAACAGATGGAAGAAGAAGGCTTTGGAGATTGCTCAAACTTTGCAGAGTGTGAGGCTGTTTGTCCTAAGGGAATTTCCATCTCTGCTATTGCAGAAATGCGTCGCAATTATATGAAAGCCGCACTGGCGGGTACTGAAGCATAA
- the argH gene encoding argininosuccinate lyase, whose protein sequence is MKLWDKGQQSTSEIIDQFTIGNDRILDLEIAEYDLRASKAHAQMLNDVALLTDQEWKKIEHELNRLLDQIEDNTFTIEEQFEDVHSKIEYELTQALGDTGKKIHAGRSRNDQVLVCLHLYVKEQIEEIKKLIKVLFNRLIELSEEHKEVVIPGYTHMQVAMPSSFGLWFGSYAESLIDDLYMLNSAYEIADQNPLGSAAGYGSSLPLNREKTTKLLGFSTLKYNSVAAQMSRGHLEKMASFGLSAVGGTLSKMAMDICQYMSQNFGFISFPDELTTGSSIMPHKKNPDVFELVRAKCNSIQNLPNELTLITNNLPSGYHRDYQLLKEKLFPAVQTLKSCLSISEFMLQHIEVNEKAIEDERYQYIYSVEEVNKKVLEGVPFREAYQQVAKSIAEGHFQPDRNIEHTHEGSIGNLCNDKIREKFAKVF, encoded by the coding sequence ATGAAACTTTGGGATAAAGGACAACAATCGACAAGCGAAATAATCGATCAGTTTACGATAGGGAATGATCGTATTCTGGATCTCGAAATTGCCGAATATGACTTGCGGGCATCCAAAGCACATGCACAAATGCTCAACGATGTGGCATTACTAACCGACCAAGAATGGAAAAAGATAGAGCACGAGTTGAATCGACTGTTAGATCAGATAGAAGATAATACCTTTACCATTGAGGAACAGTTTGAGGACGTGCACTCCAAAATTGAATATGAGCTCACCCAGGCGCTTGGTGATACCGGCAAGAAAATTCATGCCGGGCGGTCGCGCAATGACCAAGTGCTCGTATGCCTGCACTTGTACGTCAAAGAGCAAATCGAGGAAATAAAAAAGCTAATAAAAGTACTTTTTAATAGACTGATTGAACTCAGCGAAGAACACAAAGAGGTGGTCATTCCCGGTTATACACACATGCAGGTGGCCATGCCCTCATCGTTTGGATTGTGGTTTGGGAGCTACGCCGAATCGCTCATCGATGATCTGTACATGCTGAACTCAGCTTACGAAATTGCCGACCAAAATCCGTTGGGATCAGCCGCCGGTTACGGAAGCTCTTTGCCCTTAAATCGAGAAAAGACCACTAAATTATTGGGATTCAGTACACTGAAATATAATTCCGTTGCTGCACAAATGAGCCGCGGGCATCTTGAAAAAATGGCAAGTTTCGGCCTCAGCGCCGTCGGCGGCACGCTTTCCAAAATGGCAATGGATATTTGCCAATATATGAGCCAAAATTTCGGATTTATCTCTTTTCCCGATGAACTTACGACCGGTTCAAGCATTATGCCACATAAAAAAAATCCAGATGTCTTTGAGCTCGTCCGCGCTAAATGTAACAGCATTCAAAACCTGCCCAACGAACTGACGCTCATCACCAACAACCTACCGAGCGGCTACCACCGAGATTATCAATTACTTAAAGAAAAGCTATTTCCTGCGGTGCAGACGCTAAAATCATGCTTGAGCATCAGCGAATTTATGCTCCAGCATATTGAAGTAAATGAAAAAGCCATTGAAGACGAGCGATATCAATACATTTACAGCGTCGAAGAGGTCAACAAAAAAGTGCTCGAAGGAGTCCCCTTCCGCGAAGCGTATCAACAGGTTGCTAAATCTATTGCAGAAGGGCATTTTCAGCCCGATCGTAATATTGAACATACTCACGAGGGAAGCATTGGCAATCTTTGCAACGATAAAATAAGAGAAAAGTTCGCTAAGGTTTTCTAA
- a CDS encoding M20 family metallo-hydrolase, translated as MNQNQLVENSTELLKKLITTPSFSTEEDTTAEILQQFFEDQGIPTKGYKNNLWATNKYFDEDKSTILLNSHHDTVKPNSGYTKDPFTPVVEDGKLFGLGANDAGGPLISLISAFIHFYPKKNLSYNLVFAASAEEEISGDNGIVSILDMLPPIDCAIVGEPTQMRMAVAEKGLMVLECTAKGKSGHAARDEGENAIYKALSDIEWFKNYEFAEESETLGPVKMTVTEVHAGSQHNVVPDTCDFTVDIRSTDAYSNKEILNIVERNIDSVIHPRSIRLNPSFMPLDHPIIKAGQSMGLEQYGSPTLSDQAFLSVPSLKIGPGKSARSHTADEFIQLDEIEEGIEIYIRLLNKIL; from the coding sequence ATGAATCAAAACCAACTTGTTGAAAATAGTACCGAACTTTTAAAAAAGCTTATTACTACGCCTTCCTTTTCAACAGAAGAGGATACCACAGCAGAAATTCTACAGCAGTTCTTTGAAGATCAGGGGATTCCGACAAAAGGCTACAAAAATAACCTGTGGGCAACCAATAAGTATTTTGATGAGGATAAGTCCACTATTTTACTCAATTCACATCATGATACTGTAAAGCCCAATTCGGGCTATACCAAAGATCCATTTACGCCAGTTGTTGAAGATGGAAAACTTTTTGGACTGGGGGCGAATGATGCGGGGGGACCGTTAATTTCGCTTATTTCTGCTTTTATTCACTTTTACCCAAAGAAAAACCTGAGTTATAATCTTGTCTTTGCCGCATCTGCCGAAGAGGAAATATCGGGTGACAACGGTATTGTTTCAATCCTCGATATGCTACCTCCAATCGATTGCGCTATTGTAGGAGAACCAACACAAATGCGAATGGCTGTTGCCGAAAAGGGATTGATGGTGCTTGAATGTACGGCCAAAGGCAAAAGCGGGCATGCCGCACGCGACGAAGGAGAAAATGCTATTTACAAGGCCTTGTCAGATATCGAATGGTTTAAAAATTATGAATTCGCTGAAGAGTCAGAGACATTGGGACCAGTAAAGATGACGGTGACGGAAGTCCACGCTGGCAGCCAACACAATGTAGTGCCTGACACCTGCGATTTTACGGTGGATATCCGAAGCACTGATGCCTATTCGAATAAGGAAATCTTGAACATTGTCGAAAGAAATATAGACTCTGTCATTCACCCAAGATCCATCCGACTGAATCCCTCATTCATGCCATTGGATCACCCGATTATAAAGGCAGGGCAAAGTATGGGATTGGAACAGTACGGATCACCAACGCTCTCCGATCAGGCGTTTTTATCAGTACCTTCGCTAAAAATTGGTCCTGGTAAATCGGCACGCTCACATACGGCAGATGAATTTATCCAACTGGATGAAATTGAAGAAGGAATTGAAATATATATCAGACTATTAAATAAAATACTTTAA
- the argB gene encoding acetylglutamate kinase gives MNTLHVIKIGGNIANDEKKLENFLANFVQLDEPKILVHGGGSSASDLCKKLDIPIQMNNGRRITDKPALDVAVMVYAGLINKNIVAKLQGRSCNALGLSGADLNIIPAKKRTGTEINYGFVGDIEAKSINNYFIRRLLDEQIVPVFPAITHDTQGQLLNTNADTIASTLSIALTKHYNVSLIYCFEEQGVLKNIKDPDSWIPQLKKQNYLDLKSEGVIHEGMIPKLDTAFEALKQDVQQVHIKHAENLLNNTGTELSL, from the coding sequence ATGAACACGCTTCACGTCATCAAAATTGGCGGAAATATCGCCAATGATGAGAAAAAACTGGAGAATTTTCTTGCCAATTTTGTCCAACTGGACGAACCCAAAATCCTGGTGCATGGGGGGGGAAGTTCCGCGTCCGACCTGTGTAAAAAATTGGACATCCCCATCCAGATGAACAACGGACGGCGCATAACCGATAAGCCGGCCCTCGATGTTGCGGTGATGGTTTATGCCGGACTAATCAACAAAAATATTGTGGCCAAGCTGCAGGGCCGTTCGTGTAATGCATTGGGACTTTCAGGCGCGGATCTCAATATTATTCCTGCCAAAAAGCGAACCGGCACCGAAATTAATTACGGATTTGTCGGTGATATCGAGGCGAAATCCATCAATAATTATTTTATCAGACGCTTGCTGGATGAGCAAATCGTGCCTGTTTTCCCAGCTATCACTCACGACACCCAGGGTCAATTGCTCAATACCAACGCGGATACCATTGCTTCAACACTGTCGATTGCTCTGACCAAACACTACAACGTTTCGTTAATCTATTGCTTCGAAGAACAAGGAGTACTTAAAAATATAAAAGATCCCGATTCGTGGATTCCACAGCTTAAAAAGCAAAACTATCTCGATTTAAAAAGTGAAGGTGTCATCCATGAAGGCATGATTCCCAAGCTGGATACCGCATTTGAAGCACTGAAGCAGGATGTACAACAAGTACATATCAAACACGCTGAAAATCTACTAAACAACACTGGAACCGAACTCTCGTTATGA
- a CDS encoding N-acetylornithine carbamoyltransferase: protein MNNFTSITDVKNPNKLVQQVPSIKNNGVESKVGKHKSLALIFFNPSLRTRMSTQKAAQNIGMDVTVMNINADAWNIEFEDGTIMDGSTQEHIKDAVQVISSYCDVMGVRTFANLQNQKEDYEEKVLNKFLEYSSVPVISLESATLHPLQSLTDLATIAESGIQKPKVVLSWAPHPKKLPQAVANSFLEWIVQTDAKIKLTHPKGYELSDQFTGGVPITHNQKEAFKDADFIYAKNWSSYSNYGQTPQIEKNWTITSEKMNLTNNGKFMHCLPIRRNVVATDQVIDQSLVYKQAKNREYAAQAVLKNILEDL from the coding sequence ATGAACAATTTTACCTCAATAACCGACGTCAAAAATCCCAATAAACTCGTGCAGCAAGTTCCTTCAATAAAGAACAATGGTGTGGAGTCAAAAGTTGGAAAACACAAATCGCTGGCTCTCATCTTTTTCAATCCCAGCCTGCGCACGCGGATGAGTACCCAAAAAGCAGCACAAAATATCGGAATGGATGTAACCGTGATGAACATCAACGCGGACGCCTGGAACATCGAGTTTGAGGACGGCACAATCATGGACGGATCAACCCAGGAACATATCAAAGATGCGGTACAAGTTATCAGTAGTTATTGCGATGTGATGGGCGTACGAACGTTTGCCAATCTGCAAAACCAAAAAGAAGATTATGAAGAAAAAGTGCTGAACAAGTTTTTGGAATACTCTTCGGTCCCGGTAATCAGCCTGGAATCGGCAACGCTGCATCCGCTACAATCGCTGACGGATCTGGCTACCATTGCCGAATCGGGAATCCAAAAACCAAAAGTGGTATTGAGCTGGGCGCCGCATCCCAAAAAGTTGCCACAAGCAGTCGCAAACTCGTTTCTCGAATGGATTGTGCAAACCGATGCCAAAATTAAGCTAACGCATCCCAAAGGATATGAGCTCAGCGATCAGTTTACGGGTGGAGTTCCGATCACTCATAACCAAAAAGAAGCCTTTAAAGATGCCGATTTCATTTACGCCAAAAACTGGTCGAGTTATTCAAATTATGGACAAACACCCCAAATCGAAAAGAACTGGACCATCACTTCCGAAAAAATGAATCTCACAAATAATGGAAAATTTATGCACTGTCTGCCTATCCGGAGGAATGTAGTGGCAACCGATCAAGTCATTGACCAATCACTGGTCTACAAGCAGGCAAAAAACAGAGAATACGCAGCACAGGCTGTGCTTAAAAACATTTTGGAGGATTTATAA